The window AAAGGCACGCACAAAATAGACTAACAAAGAGAAAGCATTATGAGGAATAAGAGTACAGCCATTGTGCCACGGGCAACAGGATGCTCCTCATCTCACTGTGTCTTCGGCTGGGGACAATACATGGAGCCAATAATGCCTTAAGGTTGTTTGGCTCACTGGATGTCAACAGTATGTATTGAAAGCATGACCTGTGTCTCAAGTCCGGGAATCTTAGTAAATCTGATATAACAATGGGGTCAATGTAGGCCTCTTTCATGCTTTTTTACACAAACAGGACTGTAATTGTGTTTCCAGAGTCAGACAGAATACGACAGTTTGTCCATGAACAGCTCTCCATTATGATAAAACGTTATGGGGATCGGTGAACATTTGATTTTTTATGGATCTACAACACAGCAAGGGGGCttaatgttttcaaattaaTCATTCATCATTGCCATTATCATCATAAATAATCacctaaaaatgtaatttgctgTTCATTGTAATGATGCTAGCGAGAAAGAATAACCTAGAATATGCAGATTGTTGTCAGCTGACCTGTAGCCTCAATATAAGCCAACCTTTGACAAGAGGCTGAATACTCTTCCTCCCCCCGAGGCTACGACTGCTGTGACACCgagggtcagagagagagagagagagagagagagagagagagagagagagagagagagagagagagagagagagagagagagagagagagagagagagagagagagagagagagagagagagagagagagagagagagagagagagagagagagagagagagagagagagagagagagagagagagagagagagagagagagagagagagagagagacgtgatGATGGGTGACATGACTCACCTCCTCCCTTCAGGCTGCCCAGGCTGGCCGAGCTGTCCGACTGGGAGTTGCTGGCTCCTTCTCCGTCTGAACCTGACTTCACTcgcttctctttctctgtgcgGGGGAACGACAGGGggtacaagaaaacaaaaagaaaaacagcagtcGGTGAAGACGAGCGAACTATGATTGAGGAATCTAACCGCAGGGGTGAGTGCCTTTGCAGTGTGTCGCTAAAGGAACTGTTTACTTTTCTGGCTGCAAAAAACGTGGGTATTAAATGTTTCACTAACCAAGCATATAATGTGTGTAAACAAATTAGCAGCAGTAAATTGGCAGATAAGTTTAAGGCCATTACTTAAGCCATCTGCCAGCTGAAACCTAGAGGGCTTGGGCTTCAAACATTATAACACACATCATCCTTCATACAGCAGTTAGTACAGAAACGGCAGCATTTAAATAGAGTAGGCATAGCATCTGGGTCAGACGGATAATAAGCTCTGCTCGCACCCAACAGTTTCAGGTTTTCCACACAGTGCAGGCCACCAAGTGCAACTGACAACAGCTTTCATTGTATTTCCTGCACAACACTGCTCTCTTAAAACTAGTAGAGTTGTTTCAGGGTTCATACCTGTCAAGCATTTCAGAATCACTCCTAGGAATAGTGCAGAAATTTAAACTAGCACTTGAGACTAATGTATAAAGCCTGCTACACTGACTTTCAGCAAGGAACAGGACTACTCCTGGGAGAGGGTGCAAAGAACACTGAGAACACTCAGAGccgcaaagaaaaaaaattatgacGTATTGTTATTCTTTGACAGTTGCTGCTACAGTTATATATGCAAAAATATGAGGACAAATGAATCATAAGATGATATTTACAAATTGGTatactgtaaacaaatgtaaattaaaataggAGGTAATTTGACTCAGCTGTGGGAAATCAGTTGAGATATCTTTCATTATGCAGCTGACATCTAGACATGATTGTGTTCAAATAAGTTTTAGTCCGCTCTCACTGAGGACCCTCATCGTGCGCATTATGAGGCTCAGAAGCGCGAGCAAAGTTTGATTTGCAAATGCTTACATAAACACCCATCTCTGCCTTAACTCAAATGTCACAAGAAAGTCACACAGGAAAACACGAGACCTTCTGAGCAAGTGTGATTAATTCCCGAGGGGCCGAGATGCTTACCCACAGTAGCTCAGGCTTTCAATACTGGGGCTACTCATTACATGTTCATTTCTGTCCTAAAGAGAACTGCTTACAGCAAtgaggtgattttttttttatttcatcatccTCGGTCTAGCTTAGTGATGGCAGTGTTACAAAAATTTCCCCGGGCACCTGTTTTTCCCCCCATGGCCTTTCCAGTGCGTAGCTTTCAGTCTGACTTGAGTATCAAACTCCTGCTGAACATGGAAGCAACTTAAATACATGCCAGTTCAAAGCTAGCTGTAGTGTTTACAGTGAATATTCTATGAACAGAGATGGGAGCTGTAATATACAGAGGAATGTGGGTCAGGAATGTGTGGTGGGCTGTGGAGAACCACTGTGGGTGGTGGAGGAGAGTTTGTAAGAAACAGAAGCAGCAAACtagacagacatacagtagatacCCCCTCTTCCTGCCCCGATCCTCTGGGGTCTTGTAACTTTAATGAAACAGACTCGAAAggatttttttctccctcccgatctctctttcttcttctctgccacaAGAGAACACCACTACCTCTTCCTTTCCCCTCCATAACCCCCTACCAGCTAGGCGTCAGTTCACCTTTATCAGTGACACCGTAGTGAACTATAAGAAAACAGCTCAGCAAATTAAAAACGGGTTCGCCTAGAAAATGAAGACGAGGAGAGGTGAAGAATGGTGAGAGAAGGAAGGAGCAAGCAAGGGTGCAGATTTTAATATTCAactcaaaaatacaaacaactaAAAAGAAGAGGCGTGAGGCCTGTGGCCTTGATCTTGGGAAAAAATAATCCCACCCCCAAATGGAAATGTGCCCACATTAAAACATTCCTAAACACcacagtagaagaagaagaagaagaagaagaagaagtagaaatGTGGAGTAATTAAAAGAGGCTGCTAGAATTTTCATACAGAGCAAGTGTGTGTCTCCAAAGTACTGAATAAATAAGCTCGCCTTCGTGTGAGACAGAATCAATGGCACTGACACTGAATTTGTCAGGGGGTTGAGCTCCCACTGACACACGTGCACAAtcattttcctttctctcttacaCACTCCCCACCCCAACACCCCTCTGTACCCAGCCTTTCATGGTCTCTTGCCCTCTCTCCTCATCCCCCATCCCCCTCCTTcgctctcctcttcttcacccGTCTCTCTCCTTATAATAAAACAGAAGCGAGTGCTGCgatggggggaggagagggaaaagaaaataactCAACGGGGGGAAGGAGGGGCGAAGGTGCCAGGTgcaaaacaagacagacagcAACAATGCATAATCACAAAATTCAAAGAGCACCTATAAAGGCAACACACATGtaaagatgaagaagatgagAGGGGGTGGTGATGCAGAAACCAATATTATGTGGCAAGAACTGCTCATTTACTCTGGAGTCATACATGCAGTAAATTACATGCATGTTCTGCTGCGCTGTACAAAAGAATGTGCGCGACACCATCCTTACACAGCACTTtgaacacacactgtctgcTTATCTCCTCAGCGTAGTCTACTATTCAAGGCGCTCACACATTTAAAAGAGGTTGAATGTTTTTACAAGtttgacataaaacagaaaaatataaatatataatggaggagaaaaaatatattttatgcaGTAAAGATAAAATATATCGAGGGAAAATCCCAGCTCCCACACATCTGAGTCCTATTCTCACTGTAAAAGGAAACAGAAGATTTACTCCAGTCAGCCCACCTCTGCCCCAGGCTAACCTTAATTCCTCTCCACCCCTCCCCATGCCGATACCTAGATGAGTCTTTAACCATGACTGAGTTGTCTGTAATAAAGAGGCTTCACTAATCTAAAAAAGGGTTCTCTGCTCTCTGGGCAATGATTTAACCACTGGGGCGCTGGTTCAATCAATGGGGACGTGTGaatgagtgagagagggagagaaagagaaggacaaTGACTGGCAGGAACAGTTCTCCAGTATTTCACATGGCCCCTCTAGAGGGTGTCAAGGCCAAGACCAGGAAGACAAGAAAATGTATGCTTCCACGTTGTGAGGGAAACCTCAGAATAAAAGACAGGATCATTGTTTGGCCACTaagaaggaagagaaaggatGTAGGCTATACAGTAAGTGGAGAAAATAATAACAGcgggggaggagagggaagaggagaggaatgtTTTCACTCATCCGTCACACTCCTCTGATCGTCGGGGGGCGACCATGCGTACCTTCCTTGGCAGCCTGCCAGAATTCAAACGCCACTCTGAAAGCCTGAGCCACTGTTAGGGTTACCGCCTGGGCCTGttggagggaggcagagagacagacaagagtGAGATAAAGCGAAAGAATAAAAAGGAAGATGAATAATATTCGCATGCATCTCATCCATGGGAGGGAAACTCAAGGAAGTTGAGGAGCTATGACCCTGATAAAAACAGGAACTGACCACCAACACAAGGAGTTTCTTTCCAGACACTTGAAGAGGGGGAAGAGAAACCCATGAGCTCTATGGAAAGTTGTTTATGTAACTGGGAGGATACGTGGCCTTTTGGCCAAAACTAAATTAGTGAGGGGAAGGAAAAGGAGGGAATGGATCACTCGTTCTGCAAACCTCCAGGGATGAAGGAATGCCAGAGAGGGATGACAGCCTCCCCGCCCTTCATGTTCTCActccttgtctttctcctgACTTAATACTTGGACATTTGCATACATACAAGTAAAGTGTGGCTCAAAGTGGCAGTGCAgttgttctcaggtctctttGCAACATGCCGTATCTGCATAAAGTGCTTTCCACAGATTGCCAGGAGCAAAAGCTGAATCGAATACCTGAATGCAGAATTCTGCTACATAAAGAATCTGCAGCCTACATCTGTAGCTACAGCCTGTAGCCTTATTTCACTATGGATTTATTTATAGGTAACCAATGGCATTAAAAAAATAGCTCaagattttgggaaattcacttACTTGCTTTCTAGAATagactagaagcagggggaaacactagcctggctctttccaaaggtGAAAAGAATCCACCTACCaaacatctctaaagctcactaattgacatgttatatcttgtttgtttattttgaacaaaaaccaaaatgtaaaaaacaacaagcactggttttatggggggttatggaAAGAGCAGTAAACACTATATCTAATATTAAGATCCAGTTGGTTTCAAACTCCACTTACAGAAGGTGAGTATGTGTAACTTTGTCTTTCACATGAATAAGTTATTGGACTACTTTGTTTAAACAGCCTACTTGTTCACACAGTGGGTGTCTCAGAGACACATTGCACAAACTCATTGACTTACCATTTTTCTCTTGGGGCAGAGGAAGGCATGACACTCCAGGACTTCATTTTGTTGGCTCTGGACGATGTAGGCAAACACTTTGTCATGCATCTTGTCCGCCGTGCAATAGGATATTctggaaggagaaaaaaaaaaaaaaaaaaacacacacagatgcacacacttTTAATAAAAACCCTAAGACTTTATTGAGTCATCACAGATAAAGTGGGGCCATCGTGCAACTTCATCTGCACTAAGCCCTTAAGCTAGTCCAGCAATCTGATTCAAACTGTTCAATCTAGCATTTCTCTTAACTGTTATCGGGGGGAAAAATCCCTGGCATTCTTGAAGACAGCTGCACTCACCGCATCTCACCGCTCTGCACACGATCAAATACACGCCCCAGCTGTGTGCAGGTACCAATCTGAACAATGTCATGAATTTGAACTGAACATGTGCGCAGTGGACATCTGTGCTGTCTCGCCAAAGGGATGCCGTTCCTTTCTGCCTTTTTAAACAAGTTACTACATCACACTCCCACTGTGTCCACCCGTTTAACAACCttgacacacacagttttaaatTATAGCTTTTAGATGGAGCCTGACCCCTGTAAGGTACATGAACAGACTCACACAGAGGTGATTGTTCCTGACTTGTTGTGGTGTAGAAGGTCATCTACTGCACTGAGATTTTTCTGTGTCGCATGAGAGAGAGGTATCAGTCTTGCTTGTCAGTCTCAGGTGCAGAGTAGGGCTTCAGATTAAGCTGTAATGCTCCTCATCATCATGTCATTACCCTAATACCAAAGTGACGGGTACACTGGCCAGTGGGGGAGAGAGCCCCAAAATGATGGAGGAAGGCTATAATGAATGTCTGCCATCTGTCCTTCCTTTCCCCTTCGAGCATCAGCGCTGTGCTCGAACTTCAATGTAGGATAGTCACACACTCAGTTAACTAATAAATATAATGCGTggaaatgataaataatatatattattatataaataacaacaacaacaacaacaacaacaagaaaagcGAGGGAAGAAAAGTTTGGAGATGTTTAAGAATCACAGCTGCTGTCTGAACAACACAACCGAGATTTACGGGCAAATGTTTGGGAAAGAGGGCGTCAGGGAAATTGGGTGTCTAGGCAAATCCATTTCTTTTATTGGTCATCCATCTTATTAGCAGATGTCTGGGGAGGAGAGATCCAATGGGGTGCAAGATACAACCAGCTGCTTTATGTCTTCACACCCTCCTGAGGTCACAGCTGGACCCACCTTACGCAGTCAGCCTTTTAATTGCTGTGGGAGTTACCTCATATTCTTCAAATGAGAGAATCCTTCATCAGTGCACCATTTTACTGGAGATGCAAAAAAAGGGGGTTGTAGGCACTGGGTATTTTTCCCCACACAAACTAAAAGAAAAGCTGCTGTACGATACATTTATCTGAAATTTGTGATGAAGACATCGTCAGTGGAGCTGAAACGACTAGTTCAgaagttttcaaactgtgaggcttGGCCCCCCTTGGGAGATGTGGGAGAGTTGAAGGGAGGGcgcagagggagagacatgagGCAGATACTGCGAGAGGTGGAGCATCCAGGAGCATGACGGTgctctaaaaaaacaacaggaagtttgGCCTGTCTACCAACACGGTAAGCAGCTGCAGGGGGATTATTCAATTAATGAATCGACTGAAAATTAATGAGAAATTTTgataaatcaactaatcatttaagtaattttttccaagcaaaaatgccaaacattctctggttcctgcttctaaaatgtgaagattAGCTACAGCTATTGGATTAACTACTGgactgttagtcagacaaaacaagcagtttgaaaaataattccggacattttatagaccaaacgatgaATCGAAacaataatcatcagattaatcgTTATCTGCAGCCCTAATAGTCAGGGAATCAAAATTGCACAGAAAATACTACAACTTTTTGCCTTTCCCCTCCTTTGATGGACTTCTGTGTGCAATGTTCCTCGGGTTAAATCTGAAAAATACAGCCCAGAGATGGAGATACCAGATTTTTAATATAGATAAATGCTGTAAATTTACTCCATCCTGATTACTCTAAGCTGCACAGCCAGGAagcagatgttcaatgataagTGATGCAAAATTGACCAGATGGGGCAAATGAAACTGTTCCCTAAAATAGAAGAACATTGAAGAACAGTGACACTGGAAAGCCAGAAACATGGTCAGTATAGACAACTTGTCAATCAAACTGTTCTAGGATAACTTTAGAAAGCTGTTAAAAATTGAGATTTTGTCCTCAATCTGCCAGATTTTAGAAGAAATCATTCAACATAAGCCTATTCATGCTTGGAAAAATGATGGAAAGTCCCAGCTCTCCTTGATATGTAGACTCATAAATGTGGAATTTTAGAAAAGTGATTCAAGCTTGGCTCATAAGCTCGAGGCCAATGGAGGTTAGGCAGCTTTAAGTGTGCAGGCTGTGGCAAGCAAGTGAGATCTGTAGGCATttacgagagagagagagtgtgtgtgtgtgtgtgtcaagctCAGAAATACAGCTGAGAGTTGAGATTGATGAGACATACTGCTGATAGACTgaatactctctctctcacacacacacacacacatacagaaactcTTTACACTGCCTTGGAGTACCACACCTTCTTACACTCACATTCATCCAGTGATGGGTGAGAGCAAAGGGAGAATAacaacttttgttttattgcaggTGATAATGACAAGATTAGGGTGAAAGTATGTCATAACTGGGGCCTCCCGACTGTGTCAGGGACACAGAATGTGTCAGGAATAGTCGAAAGAGGAGGACTGACCTGTATATGGAGATGTTTTCTATCAGCTGGTTGGAGGCACTGTCAAAAAGGATGATTCCCCGTGGGGAGACCTTTAATGTGACTTTCTGGAGCTTTTTCCCACTGGCTTTGGCCTGGAAGGAAAGGAAGACGGAGAAAGAAAGGGTGGAGgccaaaaagagaaaagaaagtgtgtgagtgagtgagtgtgagtaaaaaataaataactaaaaaaatCAATCTAGCTAAGTGTCAACcttgtatttatgtaaataataaGACTGCTTTTTTCAAGTCAATCAAAATCCACTGATGCCAGGGATACCAATCTTCTAAAAAAATCAAGTTACAAAGCTAATTTCCTGTCATCAAGCTTTCACGGATGCCAGACTGTAGGTCAAAAGATGGCAATTAAAAGATAAGTTAAATCCTTGGAGATATGACAGACCTTTGAACTAAACATGGCAGAGCTGTTGGCTTGAGGAGCAAAACATGCCTATTCCATAAGCCAATTAACAAAGAcattgtcaaaataaaacacaaaaacttagAGAAGAGAACCTAAGAGACATCCAATCCAGAGTAAATTACATCTTTTCCAACTATGGCCGGACAAAATATTACTTTACACAAAGTCCACCTATTACACTATGACAAGTTAAAAAATATCCCATTCAGCAGTCGAACATCCTTTTCAAAGGGACACCAAGGGCAGCCAACAGATTAGGCCCAATCAGAGCCTTCCTCTCCATACATCACCGTGTCCCGAGTCCCACCATTCTGCCGCCGCTAACTTCATTATCCACTGAGCTGCCAGATCCAATAACATTAAGCCTTTTCCACCATGATAAAGCTGGCTGAGCCATATACTCAGCAACAGTGTCCAAACTAATTGCATCCTCCTCTAAATGTCAGCCTGGGCCTCGGGGGGGAAAGTAGGCAGCAAACCAGTTGCTATTCACAGAGGTGTCAGTCAGCTcataaaacaggagaaaactTCTGGATGACTATGATTTCCAAGTGGCGGAGGTGGAGGAGATGATGTGGGAAAGAtactctgtgtgtttgagagaaacTCATTTTCTGGGAATAGTTTTCTGAATAACGGTGCATTGACAAGAGGTTTTGGGCACCCTGTGTTTAAGCTATTccaattatgtgtgtgtgtgtgtgtgtgtcttgcctGCTGCAAGCGTGTAGGTGTGTGTTGTCTCTCACCGTGGCCACTATCCTCTTGACAGCAGCCGCAGACAGCTCCTCTCCTTTGGGCTGCTCAACCATTGTGACCCCCAGGTACTTGAGCTGGAACACCATGCCCTCCAGAAGGGTCTCCCTCGTGTCCGTCCAGTTCTCTGGAAGCTCTGCAGATGAGAGACACGCACCAGTGACACTTCTGCTCACCAACAACCCTGTGTGTTGTACTATAAGGCAGGCTAAGAGATGTTTGTGTCAGACATGTGTCAGTACAGCACAGCATTCTCTCAGTCCACTTGTAGGATGGTAGACTCAGCTTCTTTAGATACGACAGCAGCCAAACCATAACCTCATTATGGTCGCGTGTTTTAACGAGCACAagtgctctgcagagaaacagagagagggagagagacgtTCTCTGGTATTACATTCACAAACACGgaccaggtaaagcaacagtgaTCGTTTTGACCGGcaacgtcattaacaacaagcctcctccacacctgCAGCTGTGAAAACAGAATCGCGAGTTGTgggagagggaaacagagagaggcgGAGCGGGTGGtgtggagaagagaaaaagataactgaaagggaaaagcaaggtgagcagattaaagtagctGTGAGAAAACAcgaaaataaggtggagaattaagtagaattaaaatggtgaaataagaaataacctactataAATAAGGTAATGGGTTCTTAATATTATGGGcaaacagagtatttttatccATGTGGTTAGAAGTCTGAAGGGACTTTGGAAATTCTGGGGTTAAGTACACGTTTACTGCAAACAACActttctgcagctgcttcacagttAAAGTCTTCAAGAGAAGACACTGTTACgccggggacacacaggaggtgGAAGCGCCACGCTAGGTCATTTCTCCTGCGAGCAGTGTCCTGGCTGTTCACACTAGAAGCGCAGTTCTCCGTGCAGGTCAACAAgcgattctgctcctctgctcttttttaatcacaataaagagctgatctttataataatCTCATGAATTGATAACTTAAAgctttgtatgtgtttctgcagggcgtcgcttcttctgcaacagtgaagttaaaaggatcgccttgtgtgatgatctgcagggagggacacacacacacacacacacacacacgcctgtgtgtgtctgctcgtctctctcgctctcagtttagagacaactgacaaatatgtggaataagtacttaacttaaaaaacacaatcacaaacagtgatactatttctaataaatcTAGTGTATGGGCAGATCttcatattttttatcatgtgggggggaaaaataaaaccaaaaagcactccaggagaacagcggggagaggggcagagaaatcaaGTTGTCAAGTgttggcaagcatgggatattatttatcagaatcagatcatttatatcataagTAATATTAATTTCTATCGTTTCTAATAGATTAtcactgtgttttgttgtcagaTTTGCTCGCAGCACGTGGAAAAAAAATAGACCAGACGCTGAAACTTTCGCTGCTGAGCGCGAGCCGGCCACATCGCACTCTGATCAGCCCAACTGGTTAACATGGGTGCCGAATGGAAGTGGGCAGCGCTTCGGGGCGCATTGCGGCCTCCTGTGGAGGCGGAAGTGCCGCCTGACTGCCTGACTGTGCAGCAGGAGCTATAGTCACATCTGGTAGCTTAGTTTAGGTTTGTGAGGTTTCAACTGAGGTTTAAAGTTTTTTCAGCTAAAACCACTATAGAGACTCTTCATAcaccacaacaaaaaaaaacttttgaaaaaaaaaattttaatcaaacatcAGTGGTGGTATTTTGAATAACCATGCTTTCACTGTTTTAAACTAGGTGTCAAATACATGTTCAAGAGATAAAACTGTTTGCCAGAACTCAATTACAATCCTGCCAACTACTGCCGGGGATGTCATAAAAGATCATCTCCTCCAGCGTACTAGAGAGTGATATGTATCCAGGACTCAATACTGTAAATTCTTCTGGAGAATGAAAGACTGAGGCTGTGGTTTTGATTTCTTTTATCAGAGGAATGCTACGTGAGCTGCTCAAGGCCTTCTCTTCATATTATATCCGTATGAAGATAGCCGGGGGTGCCTGGTTACAGGACTACACCACAGAGACGGAgtagtgaaaaagaaaagagcaacaGGACCTGCCttccaaacaacaacaaatattagAATTATGTTGACAGTCCACACTAGAGCTTTAACATTCAGCAGCTTTCAAACTGACCAAACATGAGTCAATTAGGAACCAGCTGAACAAACAGTTTTCTGATACAGCCAAAGAGGAAACTAAATTTCAGAGTGGAAGTTCACGCAGTGAGACAACAAACTGATTCTCCATTATTCAGCCATTTGCTTCAACAATAAACATGCTAACTTCGCCCTGAAGCTCATAAAAAAGGTTTATGGACTTGCCGCTATGTGGTGAGATACTGAGTGGGGGCAGG is drawn from Siniperca chuatsi isolate FFG_IHB_CAS linkage group LG15, ASM2008510v1, whole genome shotgun sequence and contains these coding sequences:
- the ldlrap1b gene encoding low density lipoprotein receptor adapter protein 1b isoform X3, producing MDALKSAGRAIIRSPSIAKQSWGSGRHKKLPENWTDTRETLLEGMVFQLKYLGVTMVEQPKGEELSAAAVKRIVATAKASGKKLQKVTLKVSPRGIILFDSASNQLIENISIYRISYCTADKMHDKVFAYIVQSQQNEVLECHAFLCPKRKMAQAVTLTVAQAFRVAFEFWQAAKEEKEKRVKSGSDGEGASNSQSDSSASLGSLKGGEVATGKLLDLAEGANAALVHSGTKQTESDPFMELEDGLDEAFSRLAESRTNPQVLDIGVNPQDFNTEECLSPGKWDQEDTDFTAQKDTFGF
- the ldlrap1b gene encoding low density lipoprotein receptor adapter protein 1b isoform X5 codes for the protein MDALKSAGRAIIRSPSIAKQSWGSGRHKKLPENWTDTRETLLEGMVFQLKYLGVTMVEQPKGEELSAAAVKRIVATAKASGKKLQKVTLKVSPRGIILFDSASNQLIENISIYRISYCTADKMHDKVFAYIVQSQQNEVLECHAFLCPKRKMAQAVTLTVAQAFRVAFEFWQAAKEEKEKRVKSGSDGEGASNSQSDSSASLGSLKGGEVATGKLLDLAEGANAALVHSGTKQTESDPFMELEDGLDEAFSSRSLDSFESYSDSLSLALTPRSWTLG
- the ldlrap1b gene encoding low density lipoprotein receptor adapter protein 1b isoform X4, which translates into the protein MDALKSAGRAIIRSPSIAKQSWGSGRHKKLPENWTDTRETLLEGMVFQLKYLGVTMVEQPKGEELSAAAVKRIVATAKASGKKLQKVTLKVSPRGIILFDSASNQLIENISIYRISYCTADKMHDKVFAYIVQSQQNEVLECHAFLCPKRKMAQAVTLTVAQAFRVAFEFWQAAKEEKEKRVKSGSDGEGASNSQSDSSASLGSLKGGEVATGKLLDLAEGANAALVHSGTKQTESDPFMVHNHATENNNTVWELEDGLDEAFSSRSLDSFESYSDSLSLALTPRSWTLG
- the ldlrap1b gene encoding low density lipoprotein receptor adapter protein 1b isoform X2, coding for MDALKSAGRAIIRSPSIAKQSWGSGRHKKLPENWTDTRETLLEGMVFQLKYLGVTMVEQPKGEELSAAAVKRIVATAKASGKKLQKVTLKVSPRGIILFDSASNQLIENISIYRISYCTADKMHDKVFAYIVQSQQNEVLECHAFLCPKRKMAQAVTLTVAQAFRVAFEFWQAAKEEKEKRVKSGSDGEGASNSQSDSSASLGSLKGGEVATGKLLDLAEGANAALVHSGTKQTESDPFMVHNHATENNNTELEDGLDEAFSRLAESRTNPQVLDIGVNPQDFNTEECLSPGKWDQEDTDFTAQKDTFGF
- the ldlrap1b gene encoding low density lipoprotein receptor adapter protein 1b isoform X1, giving the protein MDALKSAGRAIIRSPSIAKQSWGSGRHKKLPENWTDTRETLLEGMVFQLKYLGVTMVEQPKGEELSAAAVKRIVATAKASGKKLQKVTLKVSPRGIILFDSASNQLIENISIYRISYCTADKMHDKVFAYIVQSQQNEVLECHAFLCPKRKMAQAVTLTVAQAFRVAFEFWQAAKEEKEKRVKSGSDGEGASNSQSDSSASLGSLKGGEVATGKLLDLAEGANAALVHSGTKQTESDPFMVHNHATENNNTVWELEDGLDEAFSRLAESRTNPQVLDIGVNPQDFNTEECLSPGKWDQEDTDFTAQKDTFGF